The genomic region ACACAGGAGCGACTGCAATTCCTCCCGTGCCCTGCGGCGGAGTTTTGAAGAAGCTGTCCGTTggcctctgctgcctccaCTCAGTTCTCAGCGACCACGCTTCGGagtcgccttcgcctcccccaccccccccaccacaccTCATCGAAACAAgaatacatatatatatatcatAGGCAAGCcgcggctgtgtgtgcgagcgACGAAGGCGGATCTTGACTTTCCGGGTAAGCGCCTCCCTAATACTCGGCAGTAGCGAGTTTCTtacccctttctctcttttgttTCCTTCCTCTCAGCACGAGTCGCTCCCACTCACCATGCCAGCCATCGGACAAGAGAAGCTGGAGTTCCACAAGTGCTTCCGCATTCTGCAGACGTCAGCGGAGATGATGTCGGATCGGAAGTACAAGGTGGCACAGCATGTGGTTCCTAGCTCCCTCGGCGAGTTCATTGAGCGTTAcgtcgaggaggtggaggtgacggaggacggcggcgcggcggtcgGCGGTGGCCCTAACGATGCCCCGCCCCGTCGCAAGCAGGTGATTCGGCGGGACAAGATGACCCTGGCATGTGAGCGTGAGGTGGGCGAGGGCAACACGCTCAAGGCGGTCGTATACTTCTGCCCACCAAACCACCTCTCGTCGGAGGTGGTAAAGAAGATCGCTGAGGATGCGCTTAATGAAGGCTATCAGCGGGTCGTGTTCGTCACACCATCGAAGCCGAACCCGATCGTGCGCAAAACGATGGACACGTACAACCGTAGTGAGCAGGACCTGCGCTTCGAGCTGTTCGAGGAGGATGAGCTCTCTGTGAACATCACCCATCACGAGCTAGTGCCGAAGCACTCGCCGCTGTCGGAAGAGGAGCTCACAGACGTGCTGCAAGCTCATGCACTGGAGCTGAATCAGCTTCCTCGCATCCTGTCCACCGACCCTGTAGCTCGCTACTACGGACTGAAGCGTGGCCAGGTAGTCCGCATTGAGCGTAAGAGCATGTCAGCGGGCCTCTACGTGACCTACCGGCAAGTCGTGTGAAGTTCGCGCATGCGCTACTCGGCACTCGtagcacgcacgcatggacgtctgtctgtctgtgtctgcgtgtgtctctctcgaCTTGCGTGGCTGATGTGCGGCATCGCCCGCCTTGTGTTTGGGGTGGTTTGTGTCTTCACGCGCGCGTTGCTCGCTGTGTGAGGTGTGGCGTTAATAGGCCCTCCCTCTGTCTACTCGCTCCGTAACAAGCGTACATTTTGTGCCGATGTGCATCTACGGTAATCGCGGGGCTTCGTGTGCGCCCTGCAGGTGCTGTACGTTGATGCATATGCTGCTATCGTGCGGTTCCGGCGAAGAActgccgcgccagcgtcgaGCAAGACAGAAAACCAACTCgccaagcacgcacacgaaagCCCAGTGGCGGGTCGCGTCCGATGTGGTTCGAGTCTGCCGGCAGTAGCGGgcctccaccagcaccaacaccgccgcctcacCCACTGTCTCTGCTTGCAAACTCGACGGGCACCTGTCGTTCTGCCTCTCTACGCTCTCTCCATATTTCTATCGCCCCTCgaggcatacacacacgcgcatacacgcTTGTGCACTGGCGCGACGCAACGATCGATAATCGAGGCACAAGAGAGGCTGGCATAGCTCTACCTTGAGTtgcacctccctccctccttctgtCATGTCGTCCATTGAAGAGCTCAAGGTGGTGCGGTTGTTTCGCGCACTCAACACGATCATCCAACTCTGCCACGACCGCGGCTACGTCATTCGACACCCGTCGGCGatcgccgaggcggtgcagaaCCCCGAGCTctacgacgacgaagaggggCTCGACCATGACTGGTTCTTGCGGCACTTCGTCATCTCGCCGggccgcgcggcgcgcagcacacgcgcgaagcaaagcggcgatggcggcagcagaagcggccCCGGGCGTGCAGCGAAGAACGAGgaagatggcggcggcgccgacaagCCGGGCGAGTATGATGTGGCAGTGGACGAAGATGAGGTGCTTCGTCGTGCAGCCAACGGAGAgtgggtgtgcatgcgcaaCGCCATGCGGCTGACGTGCTCCGTGGACCCACGCCGCGCAACACTGGCGTCGAGCGTCGTCACGGGGACACCAACGAACAAGGCGCCCTCTTCTGCGCCTGCCGTGAAGGCGGAGCCGAAggatgacggcggcggcgtgccctacgctgtggcagcggctgcggtggacgCGAAGtcgaaggagaaggcggccaAGAACGCCCTCATGGTCTTCTTCTCGGGTTCACCGAAGCTGAGCATAAAGGAGGTGCATTCGTTCCGCGAAAAGGCGCTCAAGAAGATGGCGTCATCGATGATCATCGTGACGAACAAGATCGACCCCGGTGTGCGCATGGATGTGCAGGAGCTCAGTGGTCGAATGGATGAGGCCACAGGAGCGGAGCTGCTCTCCATCCAAGtcttcgaggaggaggcgctggcatTCAACGTCGTGCGCCACGAAACGGTACCGCGCCACGTCGCCCTCACGCCCGCTGAGGCCGAGGCGTTCCTGGCGGAGCGGAAGCTAAACGTTGCCCAGCTACCCCGCATGCAAGAGAGTGACCCTCTGGTCCAGTACCTTggcctgcagcgcggcagcatcgTCCACATCACACGCGAAGGCAAGCAGAGCGGCCCGTACAGCATGTACCGGCACGTGATTTGAGGCCGCGTGTCTGCCAACGCACATGTGCGTGACTtgtcctctctctttcgtcGTGTCTATGCGTCTCACCGCATCTTAATCTTGTTTCTTCACCACCGGTTAATCAGTGAAGGCACCCGTCAAGTGCCTTGCGTATGCGTTTCTGGTCCTAAGCTGCCTCACCCCACGCGCATGCATGGATGTGTGGTTACGCCCCATCGTCGGTGGCTTGCAAGCACGCTTGCCGACAAGGCTAACGCCTCCAAGTGCGGGAATGCACACGCCGCATGTCTATGTGTGCACTGGAGAAATAGGAAGGAGAGCCGCGTAGCAATACCACGATGGGTGCGATGGTCCCAGCTATTTGCGCTCACCGACGCAGTTTATGCAACTGGGCGGTGTGGCGCGGGGACGGCAGAGGGATGATGTGGCACAATAGCCAAAAGAACAGTGGCCACGGTGCGTGCACGCCAGttggcacacgcgcgctgcccccctctcccactctGCAA from Leishmania infantum JPCM5 genome chromosome 18 harbors:
- a CDS encoding putative DNA-directed RNA polymerases II translates to MPAIGQEKLEFHKCFRILQTSAEMMSDRKYKVAQHVVPSSLGEFIERYVEEVEVTEDGGAAVGGGPNDAPPRRKQVIRRDKMTLACEREVGEGNTLKAVVYFCPPNHLSSEVVKKIAEDALNEGYQRVVFVTPSKPNPIVRKTMDTYNRSEQDLRFELFEEDELSVNITHHELVPKHSPLSEEELTDVLQAHALELNQLPRILSTDPVARYYGLKRGQVVRIERKSMSAGLYVTYRQVV
- a CDS encoding putative DNA-directed RNA polymerase II gives rise to the protein MSSIEELKVVRLFRALNTIIQLCHDRGYVIRHPSAIAEAVQNPELYDDEEGLDHDWFLRHFVISPGRAARSTRAKQSGDGGSRSGPGRAAKNEEDGGGADKPGEYDVAVDEDEVLRRAANGEWVCMRNAMRLTCSVDPRRATLASSVVTGTPTNKAPSSAPAVKAEPKDDGGGVPYAVAAAAVDAKSKEKAAKNALMVFFSGSPKLSIKEVHSFREKALKKMASSMIIVTNKIDPGVRMDVQELSGRMDEATGAELLSIQVFEEEALAFNVVRHETVPRHVALTPAEAEAFLAERKLNVAQLPRMQESDPLVQYLGLQRGSIVHITREGKQSGPYSMYRHVI